DNA from Pomacea canaliculata isolate SZHN2017 linkage group LG9, ASM307304v1, whole genome shotgun sequence:
TTTTGCAATCATCCTCAGTATTGGCAGGAGCTGCTAGATCCTGAACAACTGAagatatttgtctgtctgtctgaaaaGATGAACTATTGGGCATGTGACATCCCTTTGTCCTGCCGCAGGCTTTTAGTCTCTCTTTGGAGAAGGTCCTTACTGTCGCCTCAGTATGCAGCTGTTTTGTTGGAAGACTGTTGTGAGTTGCAAGGCTGCTAGCAGCAATACGAGGCCCGTCAGTGACCATTCGATTACGTCCTGACAATGCCTAGTGAatacaaagcaaacaacaatgaatGGTCACTGTgcacaaaaattttttaaaataaatcacaactTGGAATAGTTTGCTACTCAGGTGGCCTTATTTGTGTCAACATTTTGACTGAAAGAGCTTGTGTTTGAAAGCAGCATGTAAAATTAATACACCTGTGAGGTGATTTGTATTTCTGAACAAAGATGTCAGTGGTGTGTCAATTGTTAGATATCTGTGATGTTTCAAACATTGAAAAATCCTCCATTGCTTACCTTGCCCACAAAGAGATGGTTCATAGCAGTAGGGGTCTCAATGTGTGGAACCAGGACATTAACCTTTTGTCTTTcctctacttttttctttgctgaagcTGCAGCTatcaggaatgaaaaaaaatgtgttaatagtATGCCAGCCCAATTATCTGAGTAGATATTTAGCAGACCTAACAGAAAAAataggaagcaaagaaaaaaaaagcctattAATATTTCACCAGCCCAGTTATCTAAGCAAGcatttatacatatacagtatCAAGTCCTTCAAGAAAAAGGTCCAAGGTGAGCTATTGTggaacaaattataaaaatagaTCTAATagattttatgtgtttataaaaGTAGTACTTTATCTTAAGCCATAAAATTAACATCTTAATGTCTCAAAGATGGGGATGTGCTATTCTCTCTACTTATAAGCTATTAACTAATTAGACAATGACTGAATAACTAAACGGCATACCAGCAATGATGATATGTGCCTGCCTCTGCCTCTGCCGCAGTTTTTCATACTGCAGTTTCAGTGCTGTGATGTCAGTGCTCATACGCTCTAGGCAAACTGCATCACGTCCAACACCACTGTTTATCTCAGGTTCGCCGCTACCATAAACACCTGGTCCAACTAATGAAATATCGCCTGCTGATCCTCCAATCATTTCACCTGCAGGACAAAGAGCTGATTAAATTTGTATAAGTGAAACCATTATTCAACACTAAACTGTATAATTTTTGTGCattctttcactttatttttgaaTCAAAATCTAAATCTACAAATATGGAAGTTATACTTTCTAGTCATACATGCTTGGATTAGGGAAACCAATTTGTTATTGACAACATCAAGTATCTTTACTTTCATAACATACAAAGTTCTccaattttgaaataattatctgtccatattttaaaatcaaacatgCTTAGTtctcttaaaaacaaaacaaaacaaaaccaccacCAAGGTTTATCTTGCAGCTTTTACATCAAGTAGTCTAAGTGCTCCCTATGGTTAAAAGAAGTTAGGTGAGGACCTCTCAAAAAGTAAATATCtccatcacaaaaatattctgttttatcTTCTAGAAAGTCATAAGATTTAATAAATTACTCCTGAGTTCTGAAGACCTCGAGAGGCACTTGGcatgtatagaaaaaaaatgaatgtgcTATTTGACACACAGCAATTTGCTATTTGACACAGAGGGCAGTCCTTAGAAGAACCTCTGACCCTTCTAGCAGTATTGCATCCCAGACACGCAGCACCACATCCTTAGGCAGACATGTAGCAAACAGTGTGAGGAACCACTGCATAGTGaacagttctgtagtcaaggcatgttatttccatatccgcactcttggacgactccgacccagtcttaataagaagactgcaaatgcagttgctgtgtccctcatcggttctacattagactatgccaacagctgcctctgggggatttcaaagagcgagttgtcgaggctacagcgagtgcagaatacggctgtgaggatagttgcaggaaagaaaacaactgaccatattactcctgtacttcgtgacctacattggcttcctgtggagaagcgaattgagcataaattgttaaccttaacatatggctgtcttcacgaccttgcgcctgtctatcagcaagaactcattcgctgttaccaaccccagcggaaccttcgttcagcagcacacttcagacttgaacgaccgagtgttcagtcagggaatgctaataagaagactgcgggtttcagatccaaTGTagcccgcttttgtggaactcgcttcccctctcgaccaaggagtctgatagtattgcatctttcaagaaaaatcttaagactcacttgtttaaacttttttgaagtttttcatttgacctgcagtttggtggctgctgggatcaccgcgcattgagcgcatctttgtgatgtggatactagcgcgctacaaaactacatcatcatcatcaactacaTCACACAACAATATTCACACCGTtttatcaaaactatttttgaatgaaatgaaacatgGAGCATTAACTTGATCTCAAGTCATACTAGCGTTTTTGCCTGCCTATACAGATTCCATGCCAGGAAGGCATTAGACCTTTACTGACCTTTGCCTTTGCCAGCCTGCACAGGTCCCATGCCAGGAATACATGCAATGGCCCTGATCTCGTCATCATCCATGTCATCCTCATCACTGTAAAGTACAGACTTTGCTATACGTGAAGCCTGCTTGCTTGGTGTCGGTTGGTTGGAGAAAGGCCGGATGTTATAGGTGTACTTCTCTCTAAGATCTGTCATTTGAGGAAAAGGAAATGGTGCTAGGGTGTAGACTGcctgaaaaaagtgaacaatCATAAAGAcatgttaattaaataaacattttgctgAAGATGCTTTGAAGTGCTCTTCTAATTAGCTATCTGAAGCTTTGTGTGCTCATCTACATAACACTTCACTGGTGCACCTGAGAATCTGTGAAACCCTCACATGTTCTGatattttgtatcattattAGGTCTTGAGCTGAAccactgaaactttttttttttaagaggatgGGGAAAGTGGGCGATGATGATTGACTGCAGGCAGCTATTTAGGAATTATAATACACAGGTAACAGAATTTCAGAACCATCTGCAAAGCAGCAGCAAATTGTTGGCTATACAGCTGTTACATTTTAATATTGTCACTAACCATCTGAACTCACCTTGACAATATCATCTCCATTGAAGACACCCCCCTGCATCATATCAGACGACAATTCGCCCATTAGTGAGTAGAACTCATCTGCACTTGTCACAGTCATTATCCTCCTGCATAATTTAAGCAAGTATCATTTACTATGGAGTATTACTACTTTTGTTTGGAAAACCATAGAAATAGTCATTGAAGTTGAAACACAACATGATCACTCATGCATGTATACAACTTTAACATTCAACAATAAAGAAGGATGAATCTAAACATTAAATTCAGGCTGTTGCTCTATCACTAGGACATAAATAAAAGGTGCCTACCTAGCTAACTTGCCCCAAATGCAGAGGGCAGTCCTTAGAAGGACCTCTGACCCTTCTAGCAGTATTGCATCCCAGACACGCAGCACCACATCCTTAGGCAGACATGTAGCAAACAGTGTGAGGAACCACTGCATAGTGAACACATTGGTAAGAGGCGGCTCATAGTTTGCACCTGAAAAATAGCAATATAACTCTAACACCTGTTAAAAATAtgcttattttcaaaacatgtaCACTCGTCATCCAGCCGTCTGCATAGTAACTTTTACAATGGTAATGATTTAATAACACCATGCAGACTATTCTGTGTCAGTGAAATCCATTATGATTACTTTTGTAATTCTAACGAGTGGATTTATGCTGttagtggtttgtttgttgttgttttttttttaaagttatagtACAGTAAGGAAGAAATCCAGAATaaataaggcaaaaaaaaaatattttccaaaacattttgctCTCAATCATATTTGGCATTTGTGTAATTAATTGTACTGCCatgaatttttatattttgcaaaaataacCAACCCTGACATACATAATGTTAAGCATCTCTGCAAGCGATAATACAACAAAAGTTCCTgcaaatgatgttacaaaactaaaatacCAGTTGCCACATCCTGAGCTGCATGCTGCAGGCGATCAAGATGTTTGGAAAGTGTAGGAAAGGTCAGGTGCAAGAGGTCCCTGAAGACCGCCATGTCCACAGACAGTGCTCGCAGATTGTTGTCAAAGTAACTCTCTGGCAGAACCCGGTCAATCAGGTAAATCATTACCTGCAAATGAGCAACACTTCTAATAGCCTGGATTGAAAtgtgattctctctctctcacacacacacacatacacacacacccggcCAGAGAGGAAGATAGGGCAGACATGCTAGGCAAGACATTGTTACCTTGAGGGCATCGTCCTCCTTGCGGTCTGTGACATCAAGAAGCAGGGCGGCTATGACGTTGAAGCCTTGACAGTAGCCGACTCGCTTGTTCCAGCGTGCATACGCCAGCAGCACACGCTTCAGCACAGCACGATCTTCCTCGTTGTCCTGCCCCGAAAAGCTACTGCAGCCAGTTCTGTGCAGGTCCTGCGCCACAGATGTGGTAGTCATTCACTAAAAAGGATCTAAACTGCCCACCAGGAACGCACGAAAAAGATGGGACAGTTAAATTTTCAACTCAGCTCACTGGACTTAAAGATATCGTTGACCCCAtagaaacatttgaaaaacaagaaGGAATCGATTCAAATTTGCTTTACATAACGGAGAATCAAGTCTCCTAGTCTCCCTTCCCATGAGAAAAGTTCTGCACTAGACATGACGGTTCGACATTGGATCTATGGTTATTTGCTATGACCCTATACActatagagattttttttatataaaaaagagaaagacatctTTGCCCTAGTTGATAAACAACGCAGTTTTATTATTCCTCTTGCATGAGAAGAGGCTTAGAAGaatggggaagagagagagagtgtgagagagaaaaaagagcagAGAGAAAGCGAAAGATGTGTGTATGCGAGAACGTCtggtgatggagagagaaagaaagtgaactGTGGGCTCTTATTTGAGGAGAATGCAGCTATTACAAAGGGACATTAGCCTTATGATACCTTAACAATCTGTAGGCCCAGCTTATCATCGTCCGGGTTGCTGCGTTCATTGAAGGCAAAGCGGACAGTCTTGTGCCAGTCCAGCTTCAGCTGGCCGATGTAGTGGTCAGCCAGGCTCAGCCACACCTACGCCACAGACAGACACGATCACAAATTTTGGTTTGTAGCAATCCGATAATTTCGCCAAGGATAATAAAAAGCTCACGAAAGAACTTTCACGCTCACGATGCACTTGTCACTGTCGCCGGTTGTATAATTTGGGACAGAAAGGAACAATGTATGTAGGCAGCAGAGCTTGTAGAGAATTCTTCTAACCAAGATATAAAACACTACATAATAGCCGCCTTGACTGCCAAGAGAAATAAGTAGGATCAACAACATAAACTGTTGGGGGAGGGAAGAACGCATATCCATTTACTATCTCACAACTACGAAGTCTTTAGCTGTGACATTTTTATCAAGATAAGGAAAGCCGAGAAACGACCGAAAACAGCCAAAATGAAAGAGACAATTCCAAACAAAACTTCTCAATTAAATATTTAGGACGACTCACGCTTAGCAACAAAGGGACTGCATGTGAACAAGTGATTATTTACATCAAATCACTGTTACGATCTTCAAACCCAAAGTAATTAGCTATTTGTCGTATTAGTTTACGAAAATTGGAAGTGCTCTCTCAAAGAAGGAAGGGTTGGGCTACTTCGGGGAAGTGGGAGGCAAAGGCCGTTTCAATTTTCACAATAGCATTAGGGCAATACAAATGTTCCAAAACATGAATTAAGAAAATGCTGAGCGGTTAGCAAAGCAACAGCTTGCAAACCGAACAGGATAGTCTATCatcatttgttgttattgctcgGCGAATGTCATAAATAATCGATATCCCAAGAGCTGAACACACTATCCCTCTTCCTTCCAATGGAAATCATAGGTGTGATGATGGCGAGTTTTGTTTAATGCCTTCTAAAAGACGAGTTCAGCCTCTCTGTCGGTCAGTCTGTCTGCCCGATCATCGTCCTTTGTACGCAGACACATCTACACACGCACAAGTATTAGGCTCCAGTCAGCGCACCTCGACATCATCGATTACAAGCGAGCATCATCACAAGCAGTACACGCTGTACACAGGCGGAAAGCGCGTAGGAGGGCCGCCTTACTGACCTTTCTGCGGAACTCGGGTGGAATGCCCATAGGTAGGCGCCCCACCGCTTTCATGGCGTCCTTCCACTGCTCGAAGGCACTCTGGCCCGGCGGCGGCTCGAGGCTGAACTTCATCTTGGTGTCCACCTCtgtcaaacaaaaacatgtataatttatttagtatccatctctatctctctgacacatacacatacagagcTTGCTGTGCACCTCTCTACAGCATGCACAcagcaaatacattttttttttgccagtgcAAAGTCTCTCCTGATACTGCAGCATAGCAAATGGCAGTGTTGTCTGGCACTTCATTCACTCTTACATT
Protein-coding regions in this window:
- the LOC112571634 gene encoding TBC1 domain family member 30-like isoform X2, translated to MKFSLEPPPGQSAFEQWKDAMKAVGRLPMGIPPEFRRKVWLSLADHYIGQLKLDWHKTVRFAFNERSNPDDDKLGLQIVKDLHRTGCSSFSGQDNEEDRAVLKRVLLAYARWNKRVGYCQGFNVIAALLLDVTDRKEDDALKVMIYLIDRVLPESYFDNNLRALSVDMAVFRDLLHLTFPTLSKHLDRLQHAAQDVATGANYEPPLTNVFTMQWFLTLFATCLPKDVVLRVWDAILLEGSEVLLRTALCIWGKLARRIMTVTSADEFYSLMGELSSDMMQGGVFNGDDIVKAVYTLAPFPFPQMTDLREKYTYNIRPFSNQPTPSKQASRIAKSVLYSDEDDMDDDEIRAIACIPGMGPVQAGKGKGEMIGGSAGDISLVGPGVYGSGEPEINSGVGRDAVCLERMSTDITALKLQYEKLRQRQRQAHIIIAAAASAKKKVEERQKVNVLVPHIETPTAMNHLFVGKALSGRNRMVTDGPRIAASSLATHNSLPTKQLHTEATVRTFSKERLKACGRTKGCHMPNSSSFQTDRQISSVVQDLAAPANTEDDCKNDRLPELVGDEDSTIRCLKTDASMGREESSAAASSTGVQQAPMRKAADTICPSSGSEDTAGTSTCSMFGNDDLEATAQHPEASLGCQHSPAEYEEQIEMKDSCLHQDRLNITEVCWQETTSLQQISEDDSGVILSSPTQGSATSSPDKRAGNCKDSCQQLSETDLQKAQSQNEKEDANLSCRALPDSHVNAGSCDSNQQDCNYRNQNIARSLSAPQGISNPMVRPSTLPVSSSTASLCVQQASSILLARQYHPSAQSCQLPSSSPVKTSRPFDPFPVKHVNTNRAKTGLKLGLYTPSMLEQIQGQMLGGLQVRKSRNASS